CATTTAGGGAACGGAAGCAAGATACTGGTTCCACAGAGAGGGGTCTTCCGGGTTTTCAAGCCTAAGCCCCCGTTCCTCTCATTTTTATAAATTAACTACTGAGTATTTTTACTTTGctcagttggggggtggggggtggaaagaaATAACATGTCCCATCTGTTGTTTTATAGTGCCACTGGGGTCATTAGACTAAAGCAGATATAAATAATTATCCTCCAGTATGATTTATTGGCTCTAATGATACTAATTCcgtcaagcacacacacacacacacacacacacacgtagcaGGGATAGACAACGTCAGTCTGGCTGAGAGAACCTCCTCCAACTCTGCTTTCCACCGGAGAGTCTGAACAGCGCAAATCAGCCTGGCAGGAGATGCAGGAGCAAAAAGCCGGCGATCCTGGCTCGATCAGGTAAGAGAGGGAACTCGGTACCAGAGGTTAGTTTTAAGGATGAGGCGGGCTTCTCACTTGGGCATGCCCCCACCGCTACAGTCCtaaagaggaaagggaaaccGCAGCAACCTTGCAGCGGCAATTGAGTgggttcttccctccttcctctctgcaaaaCATCTGtaagaggaggtttggggagtttTCAGGGCTTGGCTTTGCCCCATGTAGAGGAATCTGACTTGGTACAGTCATCAGAAAACTCAGCCAAGGTAAGGGTGGGATTTTCCTGTTTTGCTCTGGTATACTTTTATTCCTGCAAGTTGCTTTTGAACATTTCACAGGAATGTACATTTTGGGGGTCTCAGGAGATCTGGGATGTGTACGCTTTAATAGGATAACACAATGGGTTAGAAAAAGGCTATGTACCATAGGGTGAACTGTGTTGGATTTCCATAGGGCTTAATCTGTTCTCACTGCCCTTTTCTGaccccttttcttttctgcagGGGCTTAGAAAGCCATCGTTTCCCCAGGAGGGAATGAAATCTCAGCTGGGAGGAACCGATCAAAGAGCGCAtttcattttctccaaatgagcCGGCAGGGAGCAAAATGCCATAAGCTAGTGGGACATCACTAAAAGTAAACACTACTATTCACTGCCGTTCCAGGGGCAGGAAAGGTCCACGGAGTCACTACATAAGTAAAGCTTATTCAAGGAGAATATCTGCTCGTAGCTTTCGGTTGGAACAAGATTGGCTCAGTTTCGAACGAAGTGGGATGATCGTGTTGAATGCAGAAGAACTGCAATTCCCAAGAGTGACTGTTGTTATTAATTATGAAGATCCCTTGTATCTGCCTCTTTTAATCTTGCTCGGctcttgcattttattttttgaaagttTTTACTATCGGCCCCGCCTCCCTAGCCAAGTTAAGAAGTTTATCAAGATCGAGAAGCCTTCTTCTGCTCGTGAACCTTCTACCCCTTCTGGGATGTCTTTTCATCATGGGTGAACTCCGAGCTTCATTCAACTACAATGCAGTCTGAAGAACAATTTGCAACTCGGGGAGAACAGATATGGCAAATTCCACCGAGATGAGAGAGGTGCCGGCCACTGGCAACGGAACGAGCAATAGCTGCACAACAGACAACGCCACCCAATTCAACTTCACGTCCCATGAGCAGTCCCCGGACTTCTATATCGTCCTCCCTGTGATCTACTCTGTGATCTGCGCCGTGGGTCTGACAGGAAACACGGCTGTCATCTACGTGATCCTCAAGGCCCCGAAGATGAAGACTGTCACCAACATGTTCATCCTGAACCTCGCCATCGCTGATGACCTGTTCACCCTGGTCCTCCCCATAAATATCGCCGAGCACCTTTTGCACTACTGGCCCTTCGGGGAGATCCTTTGCAAAATCATCCTCTCCATCGACCACTACAACATCTTCTCCAGCATCTATTTCCTCACGGTGATGAGCATTGACAGATTCCTGGTGGTCCTGTCCACCGTCCGGTCGAAGCGGATGCCCCACCGTACCTACAGGGCAGCCCGTATCGTCAGCTGCTGCATCTGGGTCTTGGTGACCCTCATCGTCTCCCCCTTCTTCATTTTTGCTAATGTCTACAAAGATGGCTTGGACATCCAGAGCTGCGGTCTCAACTTCCCCAAGCCTGAACGGCTTTGGTTCAAAGCCAGCAGGATCTACACGCTCATCTTGGGCTTTGCCATCCCCGTGTCGACCATTTGCATCCTTTACACCATGATGCTGTACAAACTGAGGAACATGCATTTGAACTCAAATGCAAAAGCCCTTGACAAAGCCAAGAAGAAAGTCACGGTGATGGTCTTCGTCGTCCTGGCCGTGTGCCTCTTCTGCTGGACACCCTTCCACCTGGCCACCATCGTCGCGTTGACCACTGACTTGCCGCAAACCTCTCTCGTCATTGGCATCTCCTACTTCATCACCAGCCTGAGCTATGCCAACTCGTGTTTGAATCCGTTCTTGTACGCCTTCCTCGATGACAGTTTTCAGAAAAGTTTCAGGAAGATGCTGGAGTGTCAAACTGCTTAAAAGGGGGAACCCACACTTCCCAGATACTTGTTAGGGcacttaattagggttgccaagtctgagttgggaaatgcctggagatcttatagaatcatagagttggaagggtccatcagggtcatctagtccaaccgcctgcacaatgcaggaaattcacaactacctccccccacacccccagtgacccctactccatgcccagaagatggccaagatgccctccctctcatgaactgcccaaggtcatagaatcagcattgctgacagatggccatctagcctctgcttaaaaacctccagggaaggagagcacaccacctcccgaggaagcctgttccactgaggaaccactctgttagaaaattcttcctaatgtctacacggaaactcttttgatttaatttcaacccgttggttctggtctgaccttctggggccacagaaaacaactcggcatcatcctctctatgacagcccttcaagtatttgaagatggttgtcatatcacctctcagttgggtagagcttggggagagtaaggtataatgccatagaatctgcccCCAAAGCAGCTGTGTTCTCTAgtggaactgatgtctgttgtctggaggtcagttgtatttccgggagatctccaggccccacctggaatttggcaaccctagcacttatTTGTTTTCGGCGATAGCTCCGGCAAacttttcagtgtgtgtgtgtttgaagaaTATTacaactttgatttttttttaaatcttcctttTGTTTAAAGGCTATTTATGTAATTTCAGCGACTTGTTAGAATGCCCAATATATGTGAGGATGCTTACTTGTTTtggcaggaaagaaaaagaaagtgccAGTTCTGgaaattgtaaaaatatttttattttatgtgctAGTCTACTGCTACCCTCTGGTGGATGATTACAAAACAGTAGACTGGATAAATGCCCTGAAAATACTAGAACAGGGACCATtgatggagatagatcacgatgggtagcagtgttagtctgactgtggcagcagcaaagagcaagagtccagtagcaccttaaagactaacaaaatttctggctgggtatgagattttttgtgagtcacagcctctgaagaagtgagctgtgactcatgaaagccacCAGAAATTGCATTactcttcaaggtgctactggactcttgctcttttctattgacACTGAGATTATGCATAACTATTTTGCCTTAACTACTGTTCGGTTCAACTCAAATAAACACCAAGATTGTCAAATGCTATAGAGAACAACAGGAAAGTTATGGTGGGGGAAAATACAACGTTGAAACtgtattggtggtggaaaatgccatcaagtcacagccaacgtatggcaaccccatagggatgtcaaggcaagaggcaaacagaggtggtttgccattgcctgcctctgcatagcaaccctgggactttcttggtggtctcccatccaagaactaaccagggccaaccctgcttagcttccaatatctgatgaaATCCGCCTAGCCCAGGCCACCCAGGTCAGAGTTGAAAATGTCTTAGGGAACATTGTAAACCCTTCAGGGCTAGACCTGATAGCAGACACTGTATTGTACAGCATGTTTGGAGAAGTAAGAAGAAATCACTGTTATGTTATACCAGTCGACCTTGTTGTGGTGTGGAGATGTTCCTCATTAGGACATAAGAGCATGGCAGACTTCCTGACATACCAATGTCTATAACAGCAAATGGTCAGGTATGTTTGGAAGCTCAGAAATGAAGTAGGGGGAGATCGATGGCCATCCTCTCTGTACATCCTCTCTGTACTGTGACCAGTGTCTGTCAAGCTTAGGTCTCCTCTGAATGTAGACATCTCCTCTGAATGTAGAGATGTCATTGGTCCTGTATGGTCTACTGTCACTGTCGGTAGACAAATGTTTCATgatatcctttttaaaaagccacctgAAGCAGTCGGctatcaccacatcttgtggcagcgcGGTGTACTGTTGTGATCTTTGCTTTCCCGGGCACAAATTCTTTTAACATCTGTACAGGGTTTCTTCCAATAAAGCACCTTTGCCACCTCACCCTCCACCCCCTTTCAAAGAATATGTTGTTGCTTTTTGACAGAAAGGCCACACAGGTCATTTacgcatgtagggttgccaggtccctcttcaccaccaacgggagatttttggggcggagcctgaggagggtggggtttggggaggggagggacttcaatgccatagagtccaattgccaaagtggccatttttctccaggtgatctaatatctatcggctggatcagttgtattagcaggagatctcctgctactacctggcagctggtaATTcatacgcatgggagttttacctgaggttcattgcttgctggacccacactttccagctgggaatctctgcaccagcagtctccaagctcaaaccaagtccccacccctttaaatgctgctttgtaattggcttactttgcagtactcactgtgagagaaaattccccccaacccaactgctgcataaaaaagcactcTGAGAGGAAGGGGTGAGGAAGACAtctaagcctcggttttaaaaagcctttcttttgctcagaaagagctccgaggaagcaggaagcatttgaatccctgcctccttgcacactgctttgtgattggctgtgagaaaaagcaagcttctgtgaccCGCACTTtgtcttctgcacagagatttcagctgggctgagctcagggcagagggaagagtagggttaacagaggaatgggaagtcccgggatttgtgagggctgggcgcAAGGTAATTTCTAATGAATAGAAacctcatgcagaactccaaggaacaactgagaaagagatcgtgagtccaagtacccagtGGCGGACcaacatttttggggccctgaagcttgagtTGTTATAGAGGCCCCTTCGCaatcagcaacaatagggcaacatcctacaaggccctggccccagcctgatggaatgttcttcttcTATGGGACCtccagaagttctgcagggcctgtaaaacagagctattccaccaggcctacaattgagggcaaccacaggttctcatcattactggcctccctctcctctccctcagggCTTCTGATATGAAGATTTGGTTGCTTGGccaggcctccaatggccctgtaattatatgagtaccatatGAACGGTTTGATGAAGTttattgattgtgtgtgtgttaagtgccgtcaagtcgctttcgactcatggcgaccctatgaatgaaagtcctccaaaatgtcctatctttgacagccttgctcagatcttgcaaattgaaggctgtggcttcactatatcttttttcattttggtttgtctcatcatagggttttcaaggtaaaggttggtcagaagtggtttaccagtgccttcttctgcgcagtactaaccagagttagccgtagtggcactgccgttgtctacgaaagatcttccgccagtgtcaccttccactactgctgctgcccagtagctaaccttcagggattcctctacccccatccccattggaactgcctgttctcttctgcggatgtggccattgatcccttaagggggtggatgcatcttcgtctggtgtctcagctgtgaccattccgtcttgagtgactctgctaggagtttagtctcttgatagagtctagaccccttacggtattgctctcagcttccctgacactcacaaaccccctcaccacgttaaggtgtgcatccagaagggggagtttattgattacttatgaattttagatatatatgattttattatgattgttgttacctgctgtcaggtaagagagaggaatggggatcttcagtagctgccaccactctggtgtgagcctaactcaagaaggcccagagcaccctccctgcccctggctgctgcttctcccaacagggtatactttctaggtgactaaatgaggcatgaggacccagggcagagtaacaagtttattaaaaaggtataataataatgataactcaagccacaataggacaaCAAAACcagcaaaggcaggcaatcaaacaaataaaaaccctaacacatctatctttactgtccctagccattTCCTgacactaggcctcaggctaactcacctcttcctggaggagggatccctccgtctgcagcagcctctccccagccctgctccctaggagtgaaccccctcccttttcaggcaaggccttttatgccttctccccaggcaccactcccttacccctgattggccctagccttccctccaaatcctcttccaccaatcacaaggcccagagggtacctgagagatgtaggcctggtaactactttaatataggcctccctagggcctgtaggctgcacgaggcctaggatcatgacacccaccctgagcctggctttgactgggaatgagggtagGCTACAactttaactaataaataataatagggaggggtcatCAGATGGGggacgttaggataaagaggtgaaaatctgatcttttggtgttaaaatgcacaagcgagacgaatgcagcctgaattgagaattcagatgtctttttatggatctgattggctctagcctaagggctgagctatagaattgttaagccgtgcaccaacgaaggatttgaggatccagccgccaaaatgtaggctatgaatagatcctggtgagctcagtgagcccttacagctgagggttcaagcactgcaagcccccaagaaaattttgaaatttgacagggacattttgaggccatgtgaaatgggtattagaacatactctaaagtcaatattaagtacttcaacccattggcttatgattctatcactaaaaaactcttatcgattttgtagagaaattcactcattagaaaaagttgcttcgggggcccctccaggattgggggccctgaagcttaagcttcattagtttcacagtagatccgcctctgcaagtacccatgcataaatgaccagtctTGGTGAGAAAAgtagccaataaataaataaataaatgtggcttCTTCCACGGGCCCATAGTAGTGCTATCATAGGTGGACCCCTGGAGGACAAGAGAGTTTGGGGGATGTTAAGAGACTTTCCTGCCTTGATGGAGAAAGGGCATGGTACTGGACTAAGGTTGGCGGGCACAGCCTGGCAACTTGTGGGAGTCTAGGGAGGGACACAGGAGGGTGCTGGTGAGCAATGGCCTGATATTGCTTCCAGGGGAAACCTAGAAGTCACAGAGAAATGAACCTGTAGCCAGCTTCTGGGTGGTGTATGTATCTATATAGCAGGAAGCCTCAACATTCAGCCCgcaattcataggattgccaggtccctctttgccactggcaggaggtttttgtggtggagcctgaggagggcagggttttgggaggggagggacttcaatgccatagagtctaattgccaaagcagccattttctccaggtgagctgatctctattggctgaagatcagttataatagcaggagatctccagctagtacctggaggttggccaccctagcgcCTATGGACACCACACTGGGCACCCTTGCTCTATCCTGTCCTTACCAGGTGAATCAATCATAAGTAGCAGTGGTTCAGGAAGAGGATGGCTGTGTCCAAGaccatctcctcctcccctggcTCATTGCTGTATCataccttcctcttcctctggcaGAAATTGACTGAAAGGGCTCTTCAGGTCTCTCCAAAAAGCACTGTGAAATGGTCCTTCCCCTTGAGAATTGGGCTAGCTCTTTGGGAATAGAGAGGTTGGCACAAATGCAGGACATAATGGGGTTCAGGAGGAGAGGAGGTAGTTTCCTTCCTATCCAATGTCAATATGATGTCTGGAGAGATATCTCCAAGGGTTAGTGGTAGTCCTTCCTTCAACTTCATGGTCGCTATAGATGGAGCTCTTGACATATGTAATCTTGCTTCAACCACACCTGGAATGCCTCTAAgagatctaggattgccaggtccctcttccccactggtgggagatttttggggtggagcctgaggaaggcggggtttggggagggacttcagtgccatagagtccaatggccaaagtggccattttctccaggggaactgatctctattggctggagatcagctgtaatagcagaagatctccagctagtacctggaggttggggagaaaaacggcacctctgtactcgtaccaaaagatttaga
This Euleptes europaea isolate rEulEur1 chromosome 2, rEulEur1.hap1, whole genome shotgun sequence DNA region includes the following protein-coding sequences:
- the NPBWR2 gene encoding neuropeptides B/W receptor type 2; translated protein: MANSTEMREVPATGNGTSNSCTTDNATQFNFTSHEQSPDFYIVLPVIYSVICAVGLTGNTAVIYVILKAPKMKTVTNMFILNLAIADDLFTLVLPINIAEHLLHYWPFGEILCKIILSIDHYNIFSSIYFLTVMSIDRFLVVLSTVRSKRMPHRTYRAARIVSCCIWVLVTLIVSPFFIFANVYKDGLDIQSCGLNFPKPERLWFKASRIYTLILGFAIPVSTICILYTMMLYKLRNMHLNSNAKALDKAKKKVTVMVFVVLAVCLFCWTPFHLATIVALTTDLPQTSLVIGISYFITSLSYANSCLNPFLYAFLDDSFQKSFRKMLECQTA